One window of the Glycocaulis alkaliphilus genome contains the following:
- the cysD gene encoding sulfate adenylyltransferase subunit CysD, protein MREVAAEFANPVMLYSIGKDSAVMLHLALKAFYPSRPPFPLQHVDTGWKFRDMITYRDTLASALGLELRVEINEDGVKRGINPFDSGSNLHTQVMKTEALRNAMNRHGYDAAFGGARRDEEKSRAKERIFSFRDAHHAWDPRNQRPELWRTFNTRIKQGESIRVFPLSNWTELDIWQYILEDDIPIVPLYLAAERPVVERGGTLLMVDDDRFPLQPGETPQMRRIRFRTLGCYPLTGAIESGAETLEDIVLEMLTARTSERSGRLIDHDESGSMEKKKREGYF, encoded by the coding sequence ATGCGCGAGGTTGCGGCAGAGTTTGCCAATCCCGTCATGCTCTACTCGATCGGCAAGGATTCAGCGGTCATGCTGCATCTGGCGCTGAAGGCGTTTTACCCCTCCCGTCCGCCATTCCCGCTGCAGCATGTCGATACGGGCTGGAAATTCCGCGACATGATCACCTATCGCGACACGCTGGCGAGCGCGCTGGGGCTGGAACTGCGTGTGGAGATCAATGAGGACGGCGTTAAACGGGGCATCAACCCGTTCGACAGCGGCTCAAACCTGCACACGCAGGTGATGAAGACCGAGGCGCTGAGAAACGCGATGAACCGCCATGGCTATGACGCGGCCTTCGGCGGCGCACGGCGCGATGAAGAGAAATCGCGCGCCAAGGAACGGATCTTCTCCTTCCGTGACGCCCACCATGCCTGGGACCCGCGCAATCAGCGCCCTGAGCTCTGGCGCACCTTCAACACCCGCATCAAGCAGGGCGAATCCATCCGGGTTTTCCCCCTGTCCAACTGGACTGAGCTGGATATCTGGCAGTACATCCTGGAAGACGATATTCCGATTGTCCCGCTCTATCTGGCCGCTGAGCGGCCCGTTGTCGAGCGCGGGGGCACCCTGCTCATGGTCGATGATGACCGTTTCCCGCTGCAGCCAGGCGAAACGCCGCAAATGCGCCGGATCCGGTTCCGCACGCTGGGTTGCTATCCGCTGACCGGGGCCATCGAGTCCGGCGCGGAGACACTGGAAGACATCGTGCTGGAAATGCTGACGGCGCGCACGTCAGAGCGCTCCGGCCGCCTGATCGACCACGACGAATCCGGGTCGATGGAAAAGAAAAAGCGTGAGGGATATTTCTGA